One Triticum dicoccoides isolate Atlit2015 ecotype Zavitan chromosome 4B, WEW_v2.0, whole genome shotgun sequence genomic window carries:
- the LOC119290695 gene encoding phosphoinositide phospholipase C 2-like has protein sequence MEREISPEAPPTPTRLLPRGPNEERKPADPGGAGAEAEAAEMGTYKCCIFFTRRFALPDATTPEDVRTLFSRFSGGTPYMSVDELRRYLAATGEVDGDGGMDVVERIVDRVLQGRSRTPRFGRPALTVDDFHNFLFSEDLNPPIRQSKVHHDMNAPLSHYFIYTGHNSYLTGNQLSSDCSDAPIIKALQIGVRVIELDMWPNSSKDDIDILHGRTLTAPVSLFKCLASIKKYAFVASPYPVIITLEDHLTSDLQAKVAKMVLEVFGDILYYPESKHLQEFPSPEALKGRVILSTKPPKEYLEAKGGTMKDRDIEPKFSKGENEESAWGIEVPDIQDELQDANKDDMSYHERGVDEDDEQKVCKNAPLEYKHLITIKAGKPKGSLVDALKSDPEKVRRLSLSEQELAKVAAGHGPKIVSFTQRNLLRIYPKGTRFNSSNYNPFLGWVHGAQMVAFNMQGYGRALWLMNGFYKANGGCGYVKKPDFLMQTCPDGKVFDPTADLPVKKTLKVKVYMGDGWQHDFKQTHFDSYSPPDFYAKVGIAGVPSDSVMRKTRVVEDSWVPMWEDGFTFPLTVPEIALLRVEVHEYDVNEDDFGGQTVLPVSELWPGIRTVPLFDHKGMKFKSVKLLMSFEFV, from the exons ATGGAGAGGGAAATTTCTCCTGAGGCGCCTCCCACCCCCACACGTCTCCTCCCCCGGGGACCAAACGAGGAGAGAAAACCGGCCGATCCAGGGGGAGCGGGCGCCGaggctgaggcggcggagatgggGACGTACAAGTGCTGCATCTTCTTCACGCGCAGGTTCGCGCTGCCCGACGCGACCACGCCGGAGGATGTGCGCACGCTCTTCTCCCGCTTCTCCGGCGGCACGCCGTACATGAGCGTCGACGAGCTCCGCCGCTACCTAGCCGCCACCGGGGAGGTCGACGGTGACGGCGGAATGGACGTGGTGGAGCGGATCGTGGACCGGGTCCTCCAGGGCCGCAGCCGCACCCCGCGTTTCGGAAGGCCGGCCCTCACCGTGGATGACTTCCACAACTTCCTCTTCTCCGAGGACCTCAACCCGCCCATCCGTCAGTCAAAG GTCCATCATGACATGAATGCACCTTTGTCCCACTACTTCATATACACCGGACACAACTCATATCTTACTGGCAATCAACTTAGCAGTGACTGTAGTGATGCTCCCATAATCAAGGCACTGCAAATAGGTGTTCGTGTAATTGAATTAGACATGTGGCCAAATTCTTCTAAAGATGACATAGATATTCTCCATGGAAG GACACTTACTGCCCCAGTGTCACTTTTCAAATGTTTGGCATCCATCAAAAAATATGCCTTTGTCGCATCTCCCTACCCTGTTATTATAACATTAGAAGATCACCTTACATCTGATCTTCAGGCAAAAGTAGCTAAG ATGGTCCTTGAAGTATTTGGAGATATCCTGTACTATCCTGAATCAAAACATCTTCAAGAATTTCCTTCACCGGAAGCACTAAAGGGGCGTGTAATCCTCTCAACAAAACCCCCAAAGGAGTACCTTGAAGCAAAGGGTGGTACTATGAAAGATAGAGACATTGAGCCAAAGTTTAGCAAAGGAGAAAATGAAGAATCAGCATGGGGTATAGAAGTCCCCGATATTCAGGATGAGTTGCAAGATGCCAACAAG GACGATATGTCATACCACGAAAGAGGTGTAGATGAAGATGATGAACAGAAAGTGTGCAAGAATGCACCACTGGAGTATAAACACCTTATTACTATTAAAGCAGGAAAGCCGAAGGGTTCTCTTGTTGACGCCTTGAAGAGTGACCCGGAAAAAGTTAGGCGCCTCAGTTTGAGTGAGCAAGAACTTGCAAAAGTGGCGGCAGGTCATGGTCCGAAGATAGTGAG CTTTACACAAAGAAATCTACTGAGAATATACCCAAAGGGGACCCGCTTCAATTCATCCAACTACAACCCATTTCTTGGCTGGGTGCATGGTGCTCAAATGGTGGCATTCAATATGCAG GGATACGGCAGAGCCCTTTGGTTAATGAATGGATTTTACAAAGCCAATGGAGGCTGTGGTTATGTGAAGAAACCAGATTTTTTAATGCAAACTTGTCCGGATGGAAAGGTTTTCGATCCGACAGCAGACTTACCTGTGAAGAAAACACTGAAG GTCAAAGTGTACATGGGCGATGGTTGGCAGCACGATTTTAAGCAGACGCATTTCGATTCATATTCCCCTCCAGATTTTTATGCAAAG GTGGGCATAGCCGGAGTTCCATCGGACTCGGTGATGAGGAAGACTAGAGTCGTGGAGGATAGCTGGGTCCCGATGTGGGAAGATGGGTTCACCTTCCCGTTGACCGTGCCGGAGATCGCTCTGCTGCGTGTGGAGGTGCACGAGTATGATGTGAACGAGGACGACTTCGGCGGGCAGACCGTCCTTCCTGTGTCGGAGCTGTGGCCGGGGATCCGCACCGTGCCGCTCTTCGACCACAAGGGGATGAAGTTCAAGAGCGTGAAGCTTCTCATGAGCTTCGAGTTTGTCTAG
- the LOC119290696 gene encoding rhodanese-like domain-containing protein 10, producing MSMGAAATAAACFSSASSGVSRCRVKAQATSWAGGAEELVRSGAVKAVRPRDAAEVMGSEGFQLLDVRPAWEHDRAAVRGSVHVPLFMADDDMGPVTLLKKWVHLGYIGLWTGQSFTKMNDRFLDDVAAAVAGKDAKLLVACGEGLRSLIATRMLHDDGYKNVAWLAGGFSKSVDGDFAELEGESKLRYATIGGVSYIFLQILLLLRVVQ from the exons ATGTCCATGGGTGCTGCGGCGACCGCGGCCGCCTGTTTCTCCTCCGCATCCTCAGGCGTGTCACGGTGCCGCGTCAAGGCGCAGGCGACGTCATGGGCAGGAGGGGCGGAGGAGCTGGTGCGGTCGGGCGCGGTGAAGGCCGTCCGGCCGAGGGACGCGGCGGAGGTCATGGGCTCCGAGGGGTTCCAGCTGCTGGACGTCCGGCCGGCCTGGGAGCACGACCGCGCCGCCGTTCGGGGGTCCGTGCACGTGCCGCTGTTCATGGCCGACGACGACATGGGCCCAGTGACGCTGCTCAAGAAGTGGGTCCACCTGGGCTACATCGGGCTCTGGACCGGGCAGTCCTTCACCAAGATGAACGACCGCTTCCTCGacgacgtcgccgccgccgtcgccgggaaGGACGCCAAGCTGCTCGTCGCATGCGGCGAAGGCCTCAG GTCGCTGATTGCGACGAGGATGCTGCACGACGACGGGTACAAGAACGTGGCATGGCTCGCCGGGGGGTTTAGCAAGTCCGTCGACGGTGACTTCGCCGAGCTGGAGGGGGAGAGCAAGCTCCGGTATGCCACCATCGGGGGAGTATCCTACATCTTCCTTCAGATCTTGCTGCTGCTGCGGGTGGTACAGTGA